The genomic interval GACCAAAAATTACCACAATTGGAGTGATCAGAGTGCAAGTATAATTTCGACGGTATGTACTCTTTTTAtgttttatattttatatagGATGTAGTGTACACAGTGTACTTAGACTGAAGAAAATTAAAGCACGAggacgactacaagtagttgtagCATCTTAGAACGAGAATATACAAGAAAAAAGGGAAGTGGAAAAGAAAGATTGTGTTCGAAATGCTTCCCGGAAGCTACCAATACAGTACTCATTAGCGTCTTTGCTTCACTCCCGCCAATAGCTATGTTGGATCGTTGAAGCAGAATgcgactacagtatgtaggGTGGTGTACCAACCAGACAAGATGTACTCGCAGTATGTGGGAATGGTAACGGACAAAaaaggagctggaaaaaaaacagaaactGGACTTTATGGTATCAAAATGATCACAATGAACTCAGGAAACCAACTCCagaggtcacgtgagttaGAAGGCGAAGACCACACCCAATATTTCTCAGGTCCAGCTGCTGAGCGAAGGAAGTGGGAATACTGTAGCATAGATTCAATCAACTATGATTTATCATAAAACCCGCTATGTATTTTCCCCATAAGTTCCACtttaaaaaaacacacTCTGTAAGCCCCAAAAAtttcactttttttctttttttttcttccccTTTTTAACGTCATTCTGACGAGCTAAGATCGAACATACACTGCCTGCCAACAAGAGATCAAAGGGTCCTTCCAGTCCACTAAGAAGtgtccagaaacagaccaAATTTTGACAGAACAATAATATATCGCGGATATTAAAATTAATTTCCAATTTTCAGCCAATCAAACGACCCACATTTCGCTAACAGACCCCGCAGACGTAACAATATATACgagtgtacagtatatactgtacttgtacttgaggcatgtacagtatcagTTCCAGTAAACACGCCACAGTATGGGAGAAATTATGGGAGCTGATGAAAAGTGCAACACTGACACGAATAGCACAAAAAGGGGAAATACCTCCCTCAGAGAACCAATCTCCACTCACCTCCAATACCCAGCTACCATCTTCAAAAATGCATGTTTTACCCATACCTCCATTTCTGTCCCTGTTCTGGCCACACCAAAAAAGAGAACCTTCCCATCCATTAACTCTGGCATACAATCATCATTTCTGGTATTTTTTAGACCACACACAATCATGTCAATCAATATCCTTCGTGACCGGCCATAATTACTCTAATAACGTGATACCACCCGAAAATCCCACTCAGAGCCCCCCCTGATCTCCCCTGATCTCCCCTGATCCCACCAGATCAATCTCTCTATCCCTAACCCAAGCGCATGTAGTATGCACAAGGTCGCACTCGTCTTCTCTATTTGGCGATGTCAATGGGAAATGGAGAGAGCAGGAAACGGGGGCACAAACAAGTGACATAAACGCATGCACAAACGTATATAAACGAGCCTCCTGAACATGATACCCTGGTCAACTACCAACTTacccaccaccaaccacaaTGCAACTACCCCCTCGGCCAGACTTTGACATTGCCACGCTGGTGGCATCAATAACGGTCCCGGAAACCGAGCTGGTGCTCGGTCAAATGCCTCTCGGTGCTCTCGAACAACTATATCAAAACAGACTGCGTCTGGCCATTCTGTTTGGAGTCAGAGTAGGAGCAGCAGTCCTGACCCTCATTGCCATGCATCTGATcagcaaaaaaaaccgcACCAAGATCCTCTTTTTGGCCAACCAAATGTCGCTTATCATGCTCATTATTCACGCGGCTCTGTACTTCCGCTTCCTGCTAGGACCCTTTGCCTCGATGCTCATGATGGTCGCCTACATTGTGGACCCACGGTCCAATGTTTCCAACGACATCagtgtgtctgtggccaCCAACGTGTTTATGATGCTGATGATCATGTCCGTGCAACTTTCTCTCGCGGTTCAAACTCGATCAGTTTTTCATGCCTGGCTCAAGTCTCGAATCTACGTTACCGTGGGGCTCATCTTGCTGTCCCTCGTCGTCTTTGTCTTCTGGACCACTCACACCATCGTCTCGTGTATCGTGCTGACTCATCCGACACGTGACTTGCCAAGTATGGGCTGGACACGGCTCGCCTCCGACGTATCCTTTGCCTGCTCAATTTCCTTTGCTTCTCTCGTGCTCCTGGCCAAACTCGTCACCGCCATCAGAGTCAGAAAAACCCTGGGCAAAAAACCCCTGGGATACACAAAGGTGCTGGTCATCATGTCGACACAGTCACTCGTCGTGCCTTCTATTCTCATCATTGTCAACTACGCTCTTCCCGAAAAGAACTCGTGGATTCTCTCCGGAGTGGCCTATCTCATGGTCGTTCTGTCTTTGCCCTTGTCTTCCATCTGGGCCACCGCAGTCCATGACGACGAGATGCAGAGCAATTATCTCCTGAGCGCGCTGAAAgacggtcacgtgcagCCCTCCGAATCGAAACTCAAGACAGTTTTCTTGAACAGACTGAGACCTTTCTCGACCACTACAAACAGAGATGACGAGAGCTCGGTGGACTCCCCGGCCATGCCTTCTCCCGAAAGCGACGTCACCTTTCTCAACACAGGTTTTGAATGTGATGAGAAAATGTGAATTGACCCAGAACATTATGGAACCTTTGAATGCCGCCCCATTTCGTTAACAGCTCTCACTCTAACCCTTCTGCTTATACCTTGTCTTAACTATACTAATGAATGAATGTGTGGATAGAGAGGTTGTAGAgttgaattttttttctggtgGTACTGGACCCCACGGACCATTATTTTGAACTCGCTTTTAATAATCCAGCACTCTTTATAACTTTGGACCCTAGAGTATAGTGACTCGCTGTTACGAAGAGATTGGTGTAGATATCTACATAACTCCTTCAAAATTGCACTGATTAGAGATTTGAAAGTTGCATTAGAGACCGTTTTTCAAGACAAGTTCAGAGCTATCTCTGGATCTATAATCTCCTTACAAAAGCACCAAAAATCACTCCAAAGCACCAAAAAATCTAACGTTCACCAGCAGAGGTGAGCAACTGGCCTACTACACCAAAACCAACATCAATATTTGCACAAACTAGAAACACTACAACTTCCACTCGGAACATACCCAGTATCTCCACCCTCCGCCAAAACTCACCCTGGAGCATTGAAAATTCGTACACTGATTAAACGGAACTTTTGAACCTTTTAAATACTCTTGTAGAGTCATTTTTGGCTAAAATGTCTACAAAACAGGTTATACATTCTCAGTTCTCTCGTTACCGCCAGACAACTCGTATTCGTATCGTACTACGCCCGTAACCATGGTTACACGACATGACAACAagagatttttttttttttttaaattcGCTGGACCTCGGCTCAGTAGTTACTCTCAGAAGACACTCAAAGTGGAACTTGCAAGGGTTGAAAATGGCTGAAATCTTATCAGCATACTATCAAGGCGCTTATTTGAATCCATGTCGATTTTGGACCCTCCTCAAGCATTTCTTCATGAGTTAGAACGGTTCTTTTTTCACCCCCAAGACAGCCAAAACAAAACGCAAAACCTTAAACCGACGAtcctgtttttttttaaaaatatatatatatatattattttATATACTATTTTAAatacatctccaactaaACCCAATAATACATTAGACGAAACGCCCATATTCATAAGAAAATATCAAACCGACTTCATGTTGGTTACAGGGTACTGGCTACATATATAATGACAAATAAACCATGGCAAAAACACTTGTACAACCCCAGAAACGAAACTCCGATCAAATGTCAACTACTTTTACACTCTGTATCGTAGATAAATTAGTGATATAATATAGTACAAAAGAAGCTCTGCACCAGCAGACGCTTCTGTTAAAGACAgtgtcctcctcagcatGCACCCAGCTACAAGCTCAGGTACAACAAGCAAAGACACAACCCATTCGTGAGCAAATGCAACCGATACGAATGAACAACCCCGTGAAACAACACAAAGAGGGCGAAATACGCCAGAAATGCAAAGGTGGCGTAGATCGCTCTCTTTGACTGCGGAAGACGGATCATGATGCCTCGGGACGCCGTCAGgacaagcagcagaataGGCAGAATGGCAGAAACCTCGTGATGAGACTCCAGAGGCGTGTGCCACTTGTTGGCCATGTTGTGCAGCCACACCACGAGGGTGGGGGCGTTAATGGGCAGCAGGAGCACcaacaataacaacaaCGAGTGCGTGTAGTTGATGAGATTGCGGTCGATGACAACACAGGGCTCAGACTTATTGTCTTTGTCTTCCGACTGCATCAGACGTCCGACTCGCGCTTTGCCAGCACCCATAGCCATCACCAGAACAGCTACCATGAACGCAAATTGATGCGGCACGATTTTGAATACCAACAACAGTAGAAACGAGATGGTGACAATGCGTCTCACTGAAAAGGGAGACTCCGGGGCGATAGGAGCAAGTCCTAGCATGTAGTAGCACTGACAAACCCACAGAGTAAGAATCTGAAGCAACCAGTGCAGAACCACAACGATGCCAGTAGCGATTACCAGGCTGACGGGACCCAGAAACCACAAGTGCGTGCCATTGAGCCCGAGGAAGAATTGCCCGGGCTGACTCATCTGCGGGTACAGAAGAGACACCAAAACATGCGGAACAAACGGAATCGCGCACGATCCCGCCAGAATCCACGGCAGCTGGAAGTCCACAAACACGTCCAGCGCGTCGCTGAGGGATACAAAGAGCTCTGTCGTGGTCCATACCCGCAGCTGGATCATgagcagacacagaaagacAAACATGGGGAAAATGGCAAACATTACACGGTAGAATCCGAGAAAGCGGCCCAGCGAGCCCCATAAGTCAATCTCCAGTGTCAGCGACAGCGACTCAGACGATCTCGACGACGAGTCGGTCCACAGATACAGCTCCGTGCCGGAGACGTCTCTTCCCTCTGCCAAAGGCATGTATGGAGCTCCACCATGAACAGCAACACGTGTTCCCTGCTCATAGCCACCACACAAGTTTGTACTAAACTTGGCTTCATGCAGCTGGGCGGAATACTGCATAAGGAGCGGGGCAAACAGAACGTCGTGCTCGGAGCCCATGCTCTTTTTCGCCTCACACTGGTATTCCATGGAAAAGGAGTCCGAGGTGGAGAGCCGGATAGAAAAGGCGACCAGAGAAGACCAAAAGTGGGGCAACGAGATTTTCGTCAACAAAGCCCGCTTCTCGGGTAGCTCAATGGTGAATCGGCCCACCTTGAGTACCTCCCACCATGTCGGAGCCGCGACAACGGCCATGTCTGAAGGGAGAGCCATTTCAGCAAGCAGATATGAATCCGACGAAATAGTTTCGGACATGGTGTTGTCGATGACCACCACGTACTGGAAGCCAGAAAGGGAGGATGCGTCTAATTGGATATACTCAGACAGAGAGGTGGACGAAATGGCGCTATCGACAGGTATGTCGTTATCTTCCCCagtttcctcctcctctggAATCTTGGCGCCGGTGGCATACTTGATGGAAGAAGGCATGGCAACAGCTTCCCCAGCGACATTGGCACACACAAGCGTGTCCGTACCAACTCTCACGCCCTTTGACTTGCTCCCGTATCTCAAAAACGAGAACCCGTTGGTATCCACGTCTCCAGTGTTGGTTCGACACACGAGAATGTGCAAATCTTCCAGTGGCATGTTGGTTTTAACCAACAGCGATTTCCCCTTATCGACGGGCATGGCAAATGACCTGCTCATCTCGTTGATCTCGGATGCCTTGAGCACGGGAAACTTGAAGTAGCTCTTTGTCTTGACCAGCTGGTTGGGCGAATGGTCATTGATGATAATATtggaagtggtggtgaggGGGGTGTTAATTGAGACGAGAGTGTCGAGAGTCAGTTTAGATGACTCAGACGCGTTCTGTGCCTTTTTCTCAACTCTCTCCATTCCAGAAAGAAAATACTCCTGAAACGTGTCCAACCTCGTGCTCACCTTTTCGGTGGTCTCCCCGGCCACCACTAACAACGTCTCAGCCACGACTCGTCGCAGCTGATGACACCAAACCATGGCTTGATGGTCGATGCTCATCCAGACGTCCGGGATGGACGTTGTAGCGACAGCAAAGCCGTTGGTCGGTGGAAGGAAAGTGTCGACCGAAGAATACTCTGCCGGAATCATCTGATCGCGAATGCCCCCGGTGACAGACACCAGAAGAGTGTCTTCGAGCTTGCCGCCAGGAACGGTCTCGGTTTTCCAGAACTCGTTGACGTTATGGTACAGACCGACGATGCCCTTGTCGAACGAGACTGGGGGAAGCACGTGGGGAGTGGCAAGCGTGAGAATGGTATTGATGGACCCGTGGATGTAGGAGTCCAGAGTGACCATTGTTCGGGCCACAATGCCACCCATGCTGTGGCCAATGACAATGACCGATGTGGGGGGGTTAGGGTGGGAGGagtagagagagagaatATATGCAATAGCCTGGTTGAGGTACTCGGCCTGATCGATGACGGTGGTTCCGTCGAACGCCGTGAGATCTTCTTGGAAGTTGACTGTGAAGAAGTCCAGCGGGAGGTCGTCGGGCCACTGGCTGGGAAGCTTGCCGTTAGACAGTGGTCGTTCGACGGCGTCCCTCCTGTCGTCACCAGACATGTCCCGTGCGGTAACCGCATCGCCCAGTCCCCTGACACCCTCTGTGTCACTCTCGGTATCTCCAAATGCAAAGGTGTTGAGTTTTTGTAATGCTGATTTCGGCCTGGCTGTCGAGCCATTTGCCCAAGTGTCTGCATCTGCGCCCGCTCGGCGCGGGTCGTGCCAGTACTGGACCGCGGCCTCGCCGGCTATGCTGCGGATCTGGCGCATGCTGCCTCCGTTTCCGGGCACAAACAGCACCGGGCGTCCACCCACCTCGCGGCTCAGATCCACGTCCAGCTCGCGGTACAGATGCAGCGAGTACTTGTGTGCCAGCGGGGTCTGGGTCGTGTTGAAGCCCGTCATGGCGATCATGTCGGGCTTCATGTAGCTCATATGGCACGAGTTTGTGTTGGACGAGTGCGTCGCCACCGTGGCCCACAGCACCAGGGCCAGCGCTGTTATTGCCAGCGCTGGGAACGTAGCTATGTGCATGGGGTGATGAAAGGGTGTTGTGTCGGCTGGTTTGTGTCGGTTGGTGTTGTcggttggtgttgtgggttggtgttgtgggTTGTCTATGTGTCGTTtggtttgtgtcgtttggtttgtgtcgtttggtTCTGCTTCTGTGTCCGTTGATCTGTCTGTGCGTCTCGACCGTACCTGGAGCCTCTTTCCACCGTTTTGCACCTCTTGCGTCCACCAAGAAGCGTCTGTGTCTGGCTAAGTATCTGTCGATGTGATATCGTGAAGTATTAAGTTGAGCCGCTGTGGGCCCAAAGCGTAACTttaaaaaagaaaaaagggaaggaggacaagaaaaaaaaaagagtcAAAAAGtgacagaaacagacgaGACTAACCAGCAACTTTATGACCATACAGCAGACATAGGCACGGCTACAGcaccacctccaaaacGCCATATAATAGGGGGGAATCGGGCGGGAAAGACGAATCTGGACAATTTAGACGGCAGATAAAACACCGACCCATTTTTAAATGGCAAAATCTCTCCCGTTCTACCACTCCATAGTCCCCATTTATCCTAcattgtattgtacacAGTATCTACAATGTAGTGTACCACACCCAACGTTGCACTATATATAGCAGTTATGATAAGAGGTCTACAAGACGACCGTATGAACGAGTAGAAGAACTCCTCGGCTCGTCTGGCAGAGAAAATCGACACCTCTGACAACCACAATCCATCGAAACACCTACCAAGGTACAAACACGTGTTGCAGTACGACTTCAACTCGACATGTCTGCAGCAGATTCAAGGCACCAAGTCgctcgtactcgcaccGCCATAATATGAGTACGCCTTGGTTGCAATTTTTGCCGTCATAAATCAATTCATGTTACACAAAAACGGCGCCAGGTTGCACCGACGCAATCAGCccaattacttgtagtgctcATCATGCAATCAAAGCTTGGGCGGCTCTATcgactccatctccagatctCGAGACACGGCTCAAGGGCGGGACGGATAAGATGCAAGTCTTTCGGGGTCGGAGCCAGACGGAGGAATGCAGTCAACTCGGGCTGTAGTAACGTCAGAAGGAAAATAAAAGTACCAGAAGAATCAGCACATCACCACGAATACAATGATACCAAAAAATCACCCTCTTGAAATACAAAAATCGTCCCAAAATCATCCTCAAGCCAATGCTTTGGCTCAACTCTACTCGCTCCGCCAAAAAAGCCAAAACCGCCCAGCTTGAGGCAGTGCTAACCAGCCGAAAACGTCACTCAACAGGGAGCTAAAAAAAAGGGGTTGGAATTTGCCCCGGTCatgacacaaacacgaccCGGACGCGTCGTCAGATGTCCGCCAATACAAGTGTATATGCCATTtcgggtcacgtgttttTACCTTCCCCCACCGTCCCCCTTGCCAATCCTCCACCATCTTAAACCAAGTGGATCCAAACGGAGACGTTGGAACCCACATGGTCAAAAACCGTCGAGATGCGCAAGCTTCGCcgcggtcacgtgatccctTAGGAGAACTCTCTCGTGCGACTCTCCCCATTCTCTGGTCTCTGGTCGTGTTTTTTCTAGGTTTCCATGCCCACGTCAAGATGTCAAGCAAAGCACTGTTACCCGACGGGCTTGTGCGTGCGGAAAAGGACATTTCGTCGTCATTGGCAGCTTCCCAAACGTGTACAAAAATCTCAGAAACCAATATCGCTCTGGGGGTCCGAAAAACAACCTTCAATACACCCCAACGCCGTCCAAAGTGGCCGACCCACTCCTTCCCTGGAGAGTTTCAATACCCGAGCTGAAAGACCCAATTTTGCCCAGAAGGAAATTCTCAACATATCCCTGGAACGGGAATCGCGTTTGGAATCGATTGGTAAACTCGTTATCTCAATAGACCCGGGATTTCGTCTACAAATGCACATTTTATCCGCCCCCTCTCCCGCTCATTAAACCTCCAACCTAATCTCCACGACAATATCACGTTTCCACTCGACCAAAACCCGCCGTTGCACGCAAATGGCGCCAGTTTGAGACCCACCACGTATCCCTTGATGGGCTCCTAGACCAGCCCAACGGACCTTTGTCCACACGCTCTCCTGGAGACACTAATAGCCACTACCGTATTAGCTCGCAACTTTGATCTGAGATGAGCACTGCGCGAGATGACAGATGAGACCATGCCAGGGGGCGGAACAATGTCGTAACAAGAGGGAGACGACATGTTCGGATGCACTTAGCCAGTTCCAGAATCGATGACTAATCAACACTTCTCCCAATTCCCCATTCACACTTCCCTTGCAGCTTATCTCATTGCACCCCACTTGGCCCTGTAAATGCCGCACAAACTATCGCTAGTGCCTACTGCTGATAAGAAGAGGGTTTGGAGACGATGGGAAGCAGCCGGCTGGAACGTGTACAAGTCCCCAttttgatcacgtgattcttTCTGCCCCCGGGTTCGTCCGATCCTGGGTTTTTCCGGGTGACGTCATGCATCTCTCTACTCTCTGTTGTCCCCCCCTCGCTACGCCTACGCCTCGGCCGCGGCTTGGCAGGTCTTGGCAACGCTTGGCACGCGCCCTATTGCACCCAAAGTTTCCCGCAACCAGACCCAAACAGTCCAGCTCGCCCGATTAGGTCGCCGGTGCAAGGCGGCCAAAGTTACTTTTGATCAGGAGAAGGGTTTTTGAGGAGTATATGGCGGTTTTCCAACCTGTTTAGCTGGTTTAAAAGTTGTGTTTGGTTCAATTTCTGCCCTATTTCCTCTTTTTCAGCATTATCCGGGCCAAATTTCCACCTCTTTTCCCTTTATTTCCCCCCCTACTTTCTCTACTACCGTTTTTCCACCTCCCcatatcctcctcctctcatTGGCTGTGCTGCCAGCCGTATGTTGTGAACATGCAACTATCTGcgcatttttttttttcgccagCAAGCTTCTATACGGACCTGCATGTCTCGCATAGTAGCtttgggtcacgtgacgcgAGCCGAGTGGGGAGCAACCCTGAGATATTTGCTCTGTGGGGTGGGATGGGTGTGTCGGGGTAGTAATTTATGTTCATGTGATGGGGGATCTGAAGAGTGTATTTTGATGGTATTTGAGGTGCGATTCCGATGGTGGGTTTTTTAGTCTCGTTGAATGTGTATTTTCCAACTACCGGGGCATTTGTAGATTTGTGATCAAGTAAAATGGCGCAAAATTCTTAGGGTTTAGTTGGCGAAAAGTAACTACCGATATCCGGGCTACAGAGATATAAGACCGCTCTTATGATCAGCTCATTTCGGTCGGTACACAAGTGAGCGTGTTGAGGCGGAAGAATGCGGCATTAACTGGTGGTAAGGCGGCAGTTGGTGGTATAATGGGTTGGACCGTGGACGTTGGGCGGACTGGACTAATCCTGGATTGGGCTCGGTCCAAGTTTAGTTGGTATTAGTTAATATGGCGGCCAGACCGGGAGCAACAGAGGGTCTATATTGAGAAGCTAGAGAGTTGCAAGAGTTGTGAAAGTTGGTCAGAATGTTGTAGGGGGGCTGGATGAAGGATGTCTAGGTTGtctgtttgtttttttccataGAAGTTTCCGATATATAGGCAGATTTGGGCTTTACACCGTTTTCAATCTAGTTAGAAATGCACCCACCGAAAGCGAAAGAGAATCGGAATATGAGCAACGGAAGAAAATAGCAGCAACTGTTAGGTTGAAACAGCAGAAACAGTTCTTTTGACACAGCGGAAACAGATATTTTGCACCATTGACTGCGCTGGAAGATTTACCGAAGGATGACGCCTGTCATGGTGAGTTGTGTGTTGCGTGGTTTGGAACAGCATACCCGGAGGTACGAGTCAACTTATTGGAGGAGGCGAGTTCCTGAAAAGAGGTGAAAGGGTGTGAAGACAAATAAGGATGGGAATCATGAATTACTTCTTGACAGGCTTCCGTTTTACGCCGTTTAGTAGCTGAATTGGTGAAtatggtggagaaggaaatTTGTTGGAATTTGTTGGGTATTTGTTGAAACAAAAGTTGTGCTGGGGGTTTCAATTCGCTGCTAGAGGAACTTTAGAAAATTGGAAAGTATTCTATTAATGTAAAAAGACATATGTTTTCAACAAAAATGTCCAAAAAAGTGCCTCTTGTAGTACATTTATATTGGTTAATTGTGCGTTTTGGGATTTGATCTGAACTAGAGTTTGTTGACATTTTAGAAAAGAATTGCTTATATTTGTTCAGCGTGTTGTTGACTTTGAtcttgtaccagtacatacagtacatatcAGTGGCAAGAGGgcctctggagaaggaacaCAATGAAAATCGTAGTGAAAGAGCCGAAactgctcctcctctgGTAAATTACTCATCATTTCTTCACTAAACGTTCAGTCACTGTTGACTGGCTGGTGATAGGTTCATGGCAGGACTGGGAAAGGAGAAAGCTAGCAAAGTCGCAGATATGACCTCCGTTAGTTCCGTGTACTCCGTGACTCCGTGACCCCGTGACACCGTTGACTCCATTGATTCCGTTGACTCTACCCAGACTGTTCTCTTCCTTCAATCACGCACctgggaaaaaaaaaatgttgAAGCGAAGGGATAAGAAGACATGAAGATAGGGGCGAAGATGACCAGAGCAATGAAATTGCTTCAATCTATCTAATGGCTCCTTCTCGACGGTTCTTAACAATCTCTCTATGTGGCTCCTTCATGACGGTTCTTCACTTGTTTCAGCCCTTTAGTTCACTCCACTCTTACTTCTACTGCTGAAGCACTTCTTTCCCCTATTCTGTCGTCGTCCTTCCAGTGTTCGCCACTCGTTCTTCCGTATCAGTCCACGAAATGGGATATGTTTCCGTGCTTCTGGCTGTCTCCTCATCTCTTCTGTGGGTCTGAGAGTAAGTCGAAACACCAAGTCGTTCATCCTACATGGGAATGCTGACTCTTCTAACTAGATAAATAGGTGACAAAATGTAATAAAAGATATACCATTGGACCCAGCGCAACTCGAGGATTGGGTATATACGCCACTTCAACCCATTGATTAAATTTTTGTCTCAGTTGTCCCATTCCAGTGAGATATTGTACGATACGACATAGGATAATGACTTATTACTACCGAAAATCCACCAAATATTTCGATATTGTTTGATATATACAAAAATTAGGAGATGAAATGGAGACGATCAAATTCATTTAGATAACTTGATACCTTCTCATACAAAATAATGGGATATATGCCGTTCTCAGCGGATTTACAATACAATGCCGCACACACCTACAACTCCAATATAGGATGACAAGGAGTACTACTAAGTACATTAAAGGATGGTCAATCATTTGGATTGCTCTAGGAAAATACTTCTCTCGGTTTTTGTAGCAAATTATATGGGCTGTTTCTGGGTACCAATGTGTTCTCATAGACTCCTCGCTAGCTGTGGACATTTGAAGGCttgaaagaagaaaaaaaagtacatgATTGGAATCATCACCTTTCAACAGATGGAATGATATTGGAAGGTCGACATTTTCGTATACAAAATGTCAGAATAACCGAGGACTTCATTCCCAGGGTGAGATGTAGGAGGGTGGTGACGATGGGAACAAGACAGAAGAAATAAAGGCTTATCAGGTAATTGTGTCGAAATTTCCACCAAGAGTTCTCAATCAGGGATCTGCGGTTGTGGCGTCGTCTCACTGCCGCTGATAGTGAGTTGATAGTGAGTTGTTAACCCACTGAAGACTTCGTAGCTCTTTTTCAACATTTTCACTTGGGCTTAGT from Yarrowia lipolytica chromosome 1F, complete sequence carries:
- a CDS encoding uncharacterized protein (Compare to YALI0F03927g, weakly similar to uniprot|P43571 Saccharomyces cerevisiae YFL025c BST1 negative regulator of COPII vesicle formation, similar to Saccharomyces cerevisiae BST1 (YFL025C); ancestral locus Anc_8.46), with translation MHIATFPALAITALALVLWATVATHSSNTNSCHMSYMKPDMIAMTGFNTTQTPLAHKYSLHLYRELDVDLSREVGGRPVLFVPGNGGSMRQIRSIAGEAAVQYWHDPRRAGADADTWANGSTARPKSALQKLNTFAFGDTESDTEGVRGLGDAVTARDMSGDDRRDAVERPLSNGKLPSQWPDDLPLDFFTVNFQEDLTAFDGTTVIDQAEYLNQAIAYILSLYSSHPNPPTSVIVIGHSMGGIVARTMVTLDSYIHGSINTILTLATPHVLPPVSFDKGIVGLYHNVNEFWKTETVPGGKLEDTLLVSVTGGIRDQMIPAEYSSVDTFLPPTNGFAVATTSIPDVWMSIDHQAMVWCHQLRRVVAETLLVVAGETTEKVSTRLDTFQEYFLSGMERVEKKAQNASESSKLTLDTLVSINTPLTTTSNIIINDHSPNQLVKTKSYFKFPVLKASEINEMSRSFAMPVDKGKSLLVKTNMPLEDLHILVCRTNTGDVDTNGFSFLRYGSKSKGVRVGTDTLVCANVAGEAVAMPSSIKYATGAKIPEEEETGEDNDIPVDSAISSTSLSEYIQLDASSLSGFQYVVVIDNTMSETISSDSYLLAEMALPSDMAVVAAPTWWEVLKVGRFTIELPEKRALLTKISLPHFWSSLVAFSIRLSTSDSFSMEYQCEAKKSMGSEHDVLFAPLLMQYSAQLHEAKFSTNLCGGYEQGTRVAVHGGAPYMPLAEGRDVSGTELYLWTDSSSRSSESLSLTLEIDLWGSLGRFLGFYRVMFAIFPMFVFLCLLMIQLRVWTTTELFVSLSDALDVFVDFQLPWILAGSCAIPFVPHVLVSLLYPQMSQPGQFFLGLNGTHLWFLGPVSLVIATGIVVVLHWLLQILTLWVCQCYYMLGLAPIAPESPFSVRRIVTISFLLLLVFKIVPHQFAFMVAVLVMAMGAGKARVGRLMQSEDKDNKSEPCVVIDRNLINYTHSLLLLLVLLLPINAPTLVVWLHNMANKWHTPLESHHEVSAILPILLLVLTASRGIMIRLPQSKRAIYATFAFLAYFALFVLFHGVVHSYRLHLLTNGLCLCLLYLSL
- a CDS encoding uncharacterized protein (Compare to YALI0F03905g, some similarities with uniprot|P06842 Saccharomyces cerevisiae YFL026w STE2 pheromone alpha-factor receptor, similar to Saccharomyces cerevisiae STE2 (YFL026W); ancestral locus Anc_8.45), producing the protein MQLPPRPDFDIATLVASITVPETELVLGQMPLGALEQLYQNRLRLAILFGVRVGAAVLTLIAMHLISKKNRTKILFLANQMSLIMLIIHAALYFRFLLGPFASMLMMVAYIVDPRSNVSNDISVSVATNVFMMLMIMSVQLSLAVQTRSVFHAWLKSRIYVTVGLILLSLVVFVFWTTHTIVSCIVLTHPTRDLPSMGWTRLASDVSFACSISFASLVLLAKLVTAIRVRKTLGKKPLGYTKVLVIMSTQSLVVPSILIIVNYALPEKNSWILSGVAYLMVVLSLPLSSIWATAVHDDEMQSNYLLSALKDGHVQPSESKLKTVFLNRLRPFSTTTNRDDESSVDSPAMPSPESDVTFLNTGFECDEKM